Part of the Fibrobacter sp. genome is shown below.
ATGCATTTTTCAAGCGTCAAAAACTTCCTGTAGAGAAAGTGTATGCGGGGAATTCCGCTCCAAATTATACCACTGCCAGCACAATTGCTGATGACCTGTTTGACATATTTATAAAAGGTGCATTCCAGGAAATCTGGATCGTATATACCAGAAAAGCTGCATTATTGGAAGAGCCCTGTCTGGAACGTCTGCTGCCCTTTGAAATCAGCAAAGATTTATTCACTGAGCCTCAAGACTTCTTGCTCGAGGAAGATAGCACCTCATTACTGCACAGTGTCTCTCAGGTGGCCATCAGAGCAAAAATTTACAAAGCATGCCTGGATTCAACCGTAAGTGAACATGCTGCCCGCATGGGTGCGATGGATGCAGCAACAGCAAATTGCGACAAAATGATTCAGCGTTATATCAAACTGCGCAACCGCGCACGGCAAACTGCTATTACCACAGAACTCACCGAAATAGTCTCAGGTAAAGAGGCTATTGATCAGTAAT
Proteins encoded:
- the atpG gene encoding ATP synthase F1 subunit gamma produces the protein MVGLREYNKKINSLKNTRKITSSMKMISSVKLQKYLKTQQAAIPFYQNSMSMLNRIASLVKNPDIFLNGYPEVKKSLIILFTSDRGLCGRYNTNAIRKAIQLSDVLSSKRCECLFSFAGSKGHAFFKRQKLPVEKVYAGNSAPNYTTASTIADDLFDIFIKGAFQEIWIVYTRKAALLEEPCLERLLPFEISKDLFTEPQDFLLEEDSTSLLHSVSQVAIRAKIYKACLDSTVSEHAARMGAMDAATANCDKMIQRYIKLRNRARQTAITTELTEIVSGKEAIDQ